One window from the genome of Eucalyptus grandis isolate ANBG69807.140 chromosome 7, ASM1654582v1, whole genome shotgun sequence encodes:
- the LOC104453581 gene encoding potassium transporter 5 yields MAERKVVAMGEEEEEEMEIAMEAREAENRTKPNTKERKVSWARLRRVDSLNLEAGRVSMSHAHSSEMNWQRTMSLAFQSIGVVYGDIGTSPLYVYASTFTEGIKDTQDVIGVLSLIIYTIALLPMLKYVFIVLLANDNGDGGTFALYSLICRYAKVSLIPNHQPEDREVSNYKLDTPSNQLQRAQKIKKKLENSKTAKIVLFLVTIMGTSMVIGDGVLTPSISVLSAVSGIKSLGKVPVVVISVVILIILFCIQRFGTDRVGFTFAPIIFIWFTFISGIGLYNLFKHDIGVLRAFNPKYIVDYFNRNGKRAWVSLGGIFLCITGTEAMFADLGHFNVRAIQISFSCLTFPALLTAYSGQAAYLMKHPDHVANTFYDSIPRPIYWPMFVVAVAAAIIASQAMISGAFAIISQSLSLGCFPRVKVVHTSAKYEGQVYIPEVNYMLMVACVLVTASFQTTTKIGNAYGIAVVSVMVITTCMLTLIMLVIWKTSIWWIVLFFTVFGSIELLYLSSVLYKFRQGGFLPLVFAAVLMTVMIIWHYVHKQRYMYELKNKVSAEFIRDLAADPSINRIPGVGLLYSELVQGIPPILSHFVANIPSIHSVLVLITIKHLPISKVAPEERLLFRQVEPRTFRMFRCIVRYGYNDKIEEPHEFERQLVDNLKEFIRHEYFFLEAENNDHDRKDETAHNNASHSTSLGEDGQGKGSTVHMEEELLPQPNPSNLSSNSIQSFNAIKSTNSSCRTVFSLSRVAEGEIQFVQKAMERGAVYLLGEAEVVAEPKSTLFKKFIVNYVYSFLRKNFRQGEKIMAIPRNRLLRVGMTYEI; encoded by the exons ATGGCGGAGAGGAAGGTGGTGGCGAtgggggaggaagaagaagaagaaatggagatcGCTATGGAAGCAAGAGAGGCGGAGAACAGGACGAAGCCAAACACGAAAGAGCGGAAGGTCTCGTGGGCGAGACTACGTCGTGTCGACTCTCTCAACCTGGAGGCCGGTCGAGTCTCCATGTCCCACGCCCACTCCTCCGAG ATGAATTGGCAAAGAACTATGAGTTTGGCATTTCAGAGCATTGGAGTGGTGTACGGTGATATAGGGACGTCTCCACTCTATGTGTATGCGAGTACTTTCACGGAGGGAATTAAGGACACTCAAGACGTTATCGGGGTTCTATCGCTAATCATCTACACGATTGCCCTCCTCCCCATGCTCAAGTATGTCTTCATCGTCCTCTTGGCCAATGACAACGGCGACG GAGGGACGTTCGCGCTGTACTCGCTGATATGCAGGTATGCCAAGGTGAGCCTTATCCCGAATCACCAACCTGAGGACCGGGAAGTTTCGAATTACAAGCTCGACACTCCATCGAACCAGCTGCAACGGGCTCagaagatcaagaagaagctTGAGAACAGTAAGACCGCCAAGATCGTGCTGTTTCTGGTCACCATCATGGGCACTTCCATGGTCATTGGTGACGGTGTTCTTACTCCATCCATCTCAG TTCTTTCAGCCGTGAGCGGGATCAAGTCACTGGGCAAAG TTCCGGTGGTGGTGATATCGGTGGTGATCCTGATAATCCTTTTCTGCATCCAGAGGTTCGGGACAGACCGGGTTGGGTTCACGTTTGCCCCCATCATCTTCATCTGGTTCACGTTCATTAGCGGGATCGGGCTCTACAACCTGTTCAAGCACGACATAGGTGTGTTGCGTGCCTTCAACCCTAAGTATATTGTCGACTACTTCAACCGCAACGGCAAGCGAGCCTGGGTCTCCCTCGGTGGCATCTTCCTTTGCATTACAG GCACCGAGGCCATGTTTGCCGATCTGGGTCATTTCAATGTTCGAGCAATCCAA ATCAGCTTCTCTTGCCTCACATTTCCTGCACTTTTGACCGCATATAGTGGACAAGCAGCTTATCTCATGAAGCACCCTGACCATGTTGCCAACACTTTCTATGACTCAATCCCAC GACCAATATACTGGCCCATGTTTGTTGTGGCGGTCGCTGCGGCGATCATTGCAAGCCAGGCGATGATCTCGGGGGCATTCGCCATCATCTCGCAGTCGCTGAGCTTGGGCTGCTTCCCAAGGGTCAAGGTGGTTCACACGTCGGCCAAGTACGAGGGCCAGGTTTACATACCGGAGGTGAACTACATGCTAATGGTCGCCTGTGTCTTGGTCACCGCCTCCTTCCAGACCACAACCAAGATCGGTAACGCATACG GAATTGCCGTGGTGAGCGTTATGGTGATCACGACTTGCATGCTCACTCTCATCATGCTCGTTATATGGAAGACGAGCATATGGTGGATCGTGCTCTTCTTCACTGTCTTCGGTTCGATTGAACTGCTCTATCTCTCGTCAGTCCTCTACAAATTCAGACAGGGTGGTTTCTTACCACTTGTGTTCGCGGCTGTCCTCATGACTGTCATGATCATCTGGCACTACGTTCACAAGCAACGGTATATGTATGAGCTCAAGAACAAGGTGTCAGCTGAGTTTATCAGAGATCTTGCTGCGGACCCAAGCATCAACCGGATCCCTGGGGTCGGCCTCCTCTACTCAGAGCTTGTGCAGGGCATTCCTCCAATATTATCGCATTTTGTGGCAAATATTCCGTCTATCCATTCGGTTCTAGTCCTTATCACGATCAAGCACCTCCCAATCAGCAAGGTTGCACCGGAGGAGCGGCTCTTGTTCAGGCAGGTTGAGCCAAGGACCTTCAGGATGTTCCGCTGCATCGTGCGGTACGGATATAATGACAAGATTGAGGAGCCACATGAGTTCGAGCGCCAATTGGTGGACAACTTAAAGGAATTCATCCGGCACGAGTACTTCTTCCTCGAGGCTGAGAACAACGATCACGACCGAAAGGACGAGACAGCCCATAACAATGCATCGCATTCGACATCGCTAGGGGAAGATGGACAGGGCAAGGGATCAACTGTCCACATGGAGGAGGAGTTGCTGCCGCAGCCAAATCCTTCCAATCTCTCTTCCAATTCTATCCAATCGTTTAACGCGATCAAGTCAACGAATTCTTCTTGTCGAACTGTGTTCAGTCTGAGCCGGGTGGCCGAAGGGGAGATTCAATTCGTGCAGAAAGCGATGGAGAGGGGAGCGGTGTACCTCCTCGGGGAAGCGGAGGTGGTTGCTGAGCCAAAGTCGACCTTGTTCAAGAAGTTCATCGTCAACTATGTCTACAGTTTCCTCAGGAAAAATTTCAGGCAAGGCGAGAAAATCATGGCGATCCCTAGGAATAGGCTTCTGAGAGTTGGCATGACATATGAGATATGA